Within Elizabethkingia sp. JS20170427COW, the genomic segment TTGGAGCATCTTTTAGAGTATAAGGTTGCCCAAAATGTGTAGATTTTATCGCAGGCATAGAGAATTGGAAGGTGCCTACATATAAATTTCCTGCAGCAAGTGCAGAACCAAATATAGCCCCAAGTGGGCCAGTCTCTTTGGTTTGCATTTTCACCCCTTTACCAAAGTATCCATTAGGAGTTTGAGCGGTAGGGTAGAAAGCAGGAGTAAGACTTTCTCCTGGTTTTACTAATGTTGCTGCGAGGATGTTGTATCCTTCGTTACCAGAACTCCAATCTTTTCGGGTTTGGCCATTGATAATATCAAAAAATTCATGATAATGACCTTCAGGACTTGAAGTATCGATAGTATTTGCGTTTTCAAAACTGAAGTGATAATAATTATCAGTGGTGTTGTCCAGAATAAAAGATACTGTATATTCTTTTTTCCAAGCACCATCTTCAGAGGTTACGGTGTAGGTTTTTGGAGTTGAGAAATCTAGTTCCGTACCACTAGCAGGAGAGATTACAGCACCTGGGGTAAGTTTGAATTCAGGAGCGAAAACCATACTTCCTTGAAAGTCTTTTAATCTAAAAGTAATGGTGTTTTCAGTAATCGTCGGTTCTACCTGTAGAAGCTCGGAGGCATTTGCGATAGTAGCGACTTCAATATCCGCTTCCATATTAGGAGCTTCATCTCTAATACAAGAAATTAAAGACAGCCCTGTAATCATCAATAATAGCAAGATGAATTTACTGTTTTTCATGTGTGTATATTTATTATTGTTTATAAATCAGCTATTTGTGATTAGGCGTAATAACTAAATATAAGCTTACAAAGATAGTAAAATTAAAAACATGTTAAATTTTGTTAATAAACATGTGTCTAGGAAGCCTTGCTGAAAATTTTAAAGTGAAAAGAATTTTATTTGATTGATTTTGTAGGAGATATTGAGTTGAATTGATTTTTGTAAAATTTAATTTATTAATTTTAAAGTAATATAAATTTTAGAAATAATGGCTTTAGCAAAAATTGGAAATAGAAATTACACTACAGAAGTTTCTGTAAGGGATTTTGCTTTTTTAGTAGATGAACCTCTTGAAGAAGGAGGTGGGAATTTAGGTCCCAAACCTACTGAAATTTTGGATGCAGCCTTGGCTTCATGTACCGTGATTACTTTAAGGATGTATGCAGAGCGTAAGGACTGGGATTTGGGAGATCTACAAGTGAAAGTAGAACGAGAAAAAGAAGAAACCGAAACTAAATTTGTAATAGTGATCTCTTCTTCGGCATCTCTTAATGAAGAACAAAAAACCAGGCTTTTACTGATTGCTCATAAATGCCCGGTTCATAAATTGTTAAGTCAAAATAAAATGGAGGTAAGATGGGGTTAATCGAAGTCTTGTAATTCGACTAATTTTCGATAGACTCCTCTTTTTTCCATAAGATCATGGTGAGTTCCTTGTTCTACAATTTCCCCTTTTTCCATGACAACAATCCAATTGGCTTTTTGGATGGTGGAAAGTCGGTGAGCAATGATAAGGGAAGTCCTATTTTCCATCATTTTATCTAAAGCATCTTGTACAAATCTTTCAGATTCGGTATCTAAAGCTGAAGTAGCCTCATCCAAAATCATGATAGGAGGGTTTTTAAGTACTGCGCGTGCGATAGAAACCCTTTGTTTTTGTCCGCCAGAGAGTTTGTTTCCATCGTCTCCTATATTGGTATCGTAGCCTTCGGGTAGGTTTTCGATGAATTGATGGGCATTGGCAATTTTTGCCGCAGCAATAATCTCCTTGCGAGTAGCATTTTCTTTTCCCATTGCGATGTTGTTAAGGATACTATCGTTAAATAACACCGACTCTTGGGTAACCATTCCTAGGATAGAACGATAATCTTTGATATTTAAATTTTTAATATTATTTCCGTCGATTAACAAAGAACCACTGTTAACATCGTAAAACCTTGCCAATAGGTTAGCAACAGTAGTTTTACCACTACCACTTTGCCCTACTAGAGCTACCGTTTGCCCTTTTTCTATTGTAAGGTTAAAGTTCTTCAGAATAGGGTGCTCTGCTTCATAATGGAAGTTTACATTTTTAAATTCTATACGATGTTGAAGATCTTTAATAGGTATAGGATTGTCAATCTCCTCAACGATGACATCAGCATTCAGTATGTCCATCACTCTTACAAGAGAAGCTTCTCCTTTTTGGATGTTGGAGATAGAGCTAGCAAGGCTTTTAGCAGGAGGAAGGATTTGGAAGAACATTCCTAAAAATACAATAAAGTCTTGCGGCTGTATGCTGTGGTTAACCAAGATTTCTTTTCCACCATACCAGGTAATGATAAGGAAGGTGATAGACCCTAGAAATTCACTCATAGGAGAGGCTAATTCTTTTTTTCTTCCTAAGCTGATGGAGTGGTTAATCCATCGGGTCATACTATTGGTAAAGCGGTTGTCTAGTAATTTATCAGCATTGAAAATTTTAATGATTTTAGCTGATTTTAAAGTTTCATCTACGATAGAAAATATACCTCCTAGCTCATTTTGAGCCGCATGAGAATCTTTTTTTAAGCTTTTCCCCACTAGTGCAATTAATGTTCCCATTACAGGAAGTACCAATAAGCTGAATAAGGTCATCTGAGGACTTAGATAGAAAAGAGTAACCAAAGTACTAATCAGCATGAAAGGGGAGTTGATGAGATCTATCAAACTTCCTAGGATGTTGTTTTCCACTTCTCCCACATCGTTGGACATCCTGGACATAAGGTCTCCTTTTCGTTGTTCTGAAAAAAAAGAGACTGGAAGGGAAAGTATTTTACGATACATGGCACTTCGTAAATCTTTCGTAATCCCCACTCTGTAAAAAATAAGGAGGTAGGCTCCCAAGTATCTGAAAATATTCCTCAAAAAAAAGGTGAAGGCTGTAATAAAGCACAAGAAGAGCAATACATTGAGTGCTCCATATTCTGCCATTTTATTTTCAATAATCGTATAAAAGTAGGCTTTTATTTGAGAAACACTATCGCTAGTGTCCAGTTCTTCTTTCTTCATCGTACCAAAAAGAATACCGAGCACAGGGAGTATAGTTCCTAAAGAGACAATCTGAAAAACAGAATACAGTATATTGAAAAATAAGCTTCCGAAAATATATTTTTGATGAGGCTTTGCAAATTTTAAAACCTTCAGGTATAAATTCATATATCTAATTTAAGTTACAAATGTAATGTATTTTTGAGATTTACACGAAAAAACCGCCTCTTTAATAAGGGACGGTCTTCACTCAAAAAAAAATCGCTGTTTGGTCTATCGGAATCTGTCTACAGATTTTACAAGTTTCTCATCTTTAGAGATGCCTACATTTGCAAAAAGCAAAGTAATAATCCCAAAGAGAGGAAGTGATAACTCAATACCCTTCTCAGGAAAATTACTTCCTCCGGGTAAACTTAGTAGCCAAAATGCCAATAAGCCGATCAACAAGGCGTTTATAATGATGCTAAAATAATTTAGCAAGATTTGTCTTTTTCTATTTCTGAAGCTAAAGATACTAAAAATTAGGAGAAGTACAATAATTCCTGAAAGAATTTTTATCCAAGGGAAGCTTCCTAAAATGTCAACTGTAGGAGCTTTTAATAACAAAAAAGCACTGGCTAACAAGGCTAAAAACATCCACAAGGTCTGTATCCTTTGTATCATCTATCAAAAAATTTTAGCAAAAGTACTAATTTTTTTTTTGATTTTCTAAATTTTATGTAGATTTGCATTACACTTAATTACTATAAGGCTATGTAAATCAGCCTAGTTTACTTTTATATTCTTATAAAATACATTTTTTTACAACACATTACATTTTGAATTTTCTATGTTTGACATTGAAAACCTTAAGTTGAAATCGGAGACCGAATTATCAACTATTGCTAAAGGCATAGGTCTTAGCATAAAAAGAAACATTGAACCTATTGATATAGTTTATGCTATTTTAGATTTCCAAGCAATAAATAAACAAATGGTTAAAGAGTATATTGAAAAGATGGAAGTTACATCTGATGAAAAAGCAGCGCCAGCTCCTAAAAAGAGAGGAAGGAAGCCAAGCGCTAAGACCAATAAGGAAGAAAACCTTAAAGAAGAAATAAAAGTAGAGGACGTAAAAGCCGAAGCAGAAGTTGCAATAGAAAATACTCCCAAGCCTAAAAAAACTTCTCCAGGCAGAAAACCTAAAGCAAAAGTAGAAGAAAAAACTCCTTCCGAAACAGAAAATCAGGAAATTACCGAAAAAGTAGAAAAGTCTGTAGAAATCGCTTCTCCTCAGAATTCCTTATTAAGGAGAAGAACCAAAAAAACAGCAGCAGTAAAAGAAGAACCTCAAAAGGTTACTACGCAAGAAATTAAAGAAGCTCCACAAGTAAAAGAAGAGCCAGTTGCTGAAAAAGAAGAGATTCTAATAAAGGAACCTACGATATCGAAACAAAAAAATACGAAGTCTCAAAATCAAAACAAATCGTCTAGACATAATAGACAAAAGACTAACTCTTCTACAGAAGCACCGCAAAATACTCCTAGCGAGGGTGCTGAAGAACCTCAAGCTGCAACAGTAGCAGCGCCTAATCAAAAAGAAAAAATTCCGCAGAAAAAAGAATTTAATTTTGAAGGAATTGTTACTATTGAAGGAGTCTTAGAAATTTTACCAGACAATTATGGATTTTTAAGATCTTCAGATTTCAGTTATATCTCATCACCGGATGATGTATATGTTTCCACCAACCAAATTCGTCATTATGGTTTGAAAACCGGAGATACCGTAAAAGGTATTGTGAGACTTCCGAAAGAAGGTGAAAAATATTTCTCTCTTCAGAAGCCTACAGAAGTTAACGGTAGAAGTCTAGAGTTTATAAAAGACCGAGTAGCTTTTGAGCACCTAACTCCTCTTTTTCCACAAGAGAAATTTAATTTAGCAGGACAAAATTCAACACTTTCTACCAGAATAGTAGATTTATTTGCTCCTATAGGTAAAGGACAGCGTGCAATGATTGTTGCTCAGCCTAAGACAGGTAAGACTATGCTTTTAAAGGATATTGCAAATAGTATTTCTGCCAATCATCCGGAAGCTTATATGATGGTTTTATTGATTGATGAAAGACCAGAAGAGGTTACCGATATGCAGAGAAGTGTAAATGCGGAGGTTATCGCTTCTACTTTTGATGAATCTGCTGAAAAACACGTAAAAGTAGCCAACTTGGTTCTATCAAAAGCTCAAAGATTAGTAGAGTGTGGACATGATGTGGTTATTTTATTAGATTCTATTACCCGTTTGGCAAGAGCTTATAATACGGTAACACCAGCGTCAGGTAAGATTTTATCTGGAGGGGTAGATGCCAACGCCCTTCATAAGCCGAAAAGATTTTTTGGAGCCGCTAGAAAAATTGAGGGAGGAGGCTCTCTAACCATTATTGCTACCGCTCTTATTGATACAGGATCTAAAATGGATGAAGTTATTTTTGAAGAGTTTAAAGGTACAGGAAATATGGAGCTTCAGCTGGACAGAAGAATAGCAAATAAGAGAATTTATCCAGCGGTTGATCTTGTAGCATCTAGTACCAGAAGAGATGATTTATTGCAAGATGAATTAACTTCACAAAGAATGTGGATTCTTAGAAAATATTTGGCAGATATGAATCCTGTAGAAGCAATGGAATTTGTACAAAAACAAATAAGATCGACCTCAAGTAACGAGGAATTCTTAATGTCGATGAATAAATAAAATGCTGAAAATTTTAAAAAAATATACTGTATTGATGTTGCTGCTCCTAGGAGTAGCAACACAAGCACAGTTAACGACCTATCCTAGCTTAGTCGCAGGATATACCTACCAAAACCAAAGCTTTGGAGAGCTTGGAGCTAGGCTTATCATGTTGAATAATGATGATGTAGTATATCGAGCTTCAGCAACGGCCATGATGGGGAGTACGCAAGGGGAATTTACGGTTATGCCTAAAGTGCAAGCAGATGTATTGCTTAACTTTCAGAAGAATGTAGATATCTTTCACTCTTGGTATTTCTTGGCAGGTGTTGAGACTACTAGCAAATATTTTTCTCCAAAAGTAGGTTTTAGCCTTTTCGGAATCTTGGATGTTACAGGAGGTTATGCCTTTTCTTATGGAAGTTTACTTCATGGTAAGGAGTTAAAAGGTTTTAATTTTAATTTGGGACTTTCTATTCCATTGGTATTTTTTGCTAAATAATGTTCATGACACAGGGTAATTATTATATAAATTGTCAAATTTTAAGAAATATTATAAAACTTTAGGAAATTTTAATTTATTTTGTTACTTTAGTCCAGTAATTAAGTAAAAGGTTTTCTATAGACAAATTTCTATTTTTTTTAAAATTATCGAAGACGGTATGTGGCGATTAGTCACATGTATTGATGTGAAAAAAATAGAAAGATGAAAACACAAACTGATGATATTTTAATAATTGATTATCAATCTGGTAATGGCAAATCCTTTGAAACGCTATTGAAAAGGTATCAGAAAGAACTTTATAATTATATTTACTTTAAAGTTGGTAACGAGAGTTTAGCCAATGATTTTTACCAGGATACTTTAGTGAAAATCATGGTGAAATTAAAGGAAGGAAAATACCAAGAAGATGGTAGATTTATCCTTTGGGCAAAACGCATTGCACAAAACTTGATTATTGATTATCATAGAGCAAGATGTAAGCGAGATTATATCTCAGAATCGTGCTTTTTTTCGGAGGATGATACTTTCTCTATCTTCGATTTTATTCCAGAACCTCAGATGAATGTTGAGGAACAATTAATTCAACAGCATATTTACCAAAATCTTTATTCCATTTTGGATTTATTACCAGAAAACCAGCGTGAAATTATTGATCTAAGGTTTTTTAAAGAGCTTAGCTTTAAAGAAATATCCGAACAAACAGGATGTAGTATCAATACTTCTTTAGGTAGAGTAAGATATGCTTTGATTAATCTTCGGAAACTCTTAGAGGAAAATAACGCCTTTTTAAAAGCTTAAATTGATAACTTTGTGCTTTAATGATTAAGAATTATAATGAGGCATATATTTTTCGATCTTGATAATACACTGTGGGATCATCGTAAAAACGCACTGTTAACCCTTACAGAGTTGTTTGAGAGAAAGCAAATTTCAGAAATTTATCAACTTAGTTTTCAAGATTTCCATACGCAGTATGATAAGGTAAACGAGCGCCTTTGGGAAATGATACGAGACGGGGAAATAGATAAAGACTACCTTCGTAAACATCGTTTTTATGATACTTTTCTACACTTTGGCATTGATGATTTTCAACTAGCTCAGTATTTTGAGTACCGATTTTTAGATGAGATTATTGCACACAATGAATTGGTAGAAGGAAGTATAGAAATTTTAAATTATTTGAAGAATAAAGGCTATACCCTGCATATTATATCCAATGGTTTTGGAGAAGTAACCCATCGGAAGATTGAGGATTCAGGATTGTCGTCTTATTTTAATACCATAACCAGTGCAGATGATGTTGGGGTAAGAAAGCCTAATCCTAAAATTTATGATCATGCATTAGGGTTGGCAAATGCCCATAAATCGGAGAGTATGTTGATTGGTGATGATTGGATAGCAGATGCTTTAGGAAGTTACCAATATGGGATGAAATCTATATTCTTTAATGTGTTAAATCAAGATTATCACCACCAAGATATTGTGAAAATAGATCATTTACGAGAAATAAAAAACTGGCTTTAAAGGCCAGTTTTTATCGTATATACAGAGGGGTTTATAAGCCTAAACTTTCTCTTACTCTCGCAAGAGTAGCTTTGGCAACTTCTCTGGTTTTATTAGCTCCTTCTTGTAGTTTTGCCTCTAATTCAGGGATGTTTTCCATGTAGTAATTAAACAATTCTCTTTCCTTAGCAAAACGTTCCAAAATAAGTTCTAATAAGGCATTTTTAGCATGGCCGTAACCGAAGTTTCCTGCAAGATATTTCTCACGTAATGCTTCCGTTTGCTCTGGTGTAGCAATAAGTTCGTAAAGTGCAAAAACCTTATCAGTACTAGGGTCTTTAGGTTCTTCTAAAGATTTGCTATCGGTTTCTATAGACATAATTTGTTTCTTCAACTGTTTTTCAGGTAAGAAAATGTTAATAATATTTCCCATAGATTTCGACATTTTTCTACCATCAGTACCCGGCACATACTTGGTGTTTTCCTGAAGTTCTGCCTGAGGAAGCACAAAAACTTCTCCCATTTGTCGATTGAATTTTTCAGCAACATCTCGGGTAATCTCTAGGTGTTGAAGTTGGTCTTTTCCTACAGGAACCATTTCTGCATCGTAAAGTAAAATGTCTGAAGCCATAAGAATAGGATAGTCGAATAAGCCTACATTAACATCTGCTAATCGATCTGCTTTGTCTTTAAAAGAGTGGGCTAAGGTAAGTCTCTGGAAAGGGAAAAAGCAGTTAAGATACCAAGTAAGTTCACAGGTTTCTGGAATATCACTTTGTCTGTAAAAGAAAGTTTTTTCGGTGTCTAATCCACAAGCAAGCCAAGCTGCAGCAATTTCGTAGGTATTTTGTTTAAGAGCTTTTGCATCTTTAATTTGAGTAATGGAGTGTAGGTTGGCAATAAATAAAAACGACTCGTTTTCGGGTTGTTTCGCCAATTCGATAGCGGGAATAATTGCGCCGAGAAGGTTTCCAAGATGAGGAGTTCCTGTGGCTTGTATTCCGGTTAAAATTCTCATAATTTTAAATTATTTAAATATTAAATACTAAATACTTGAAGTCTAAATTAAAAATCTAATCCGTTAGGAAAAGCTTTCTTTTTAAAGAGTAGGATGATGATAGCCCCTACAGTGATGGCACTATCTGCGATATTGAAAACAGGTCTAAAAAACTCGAATTCCTGTCCTCCTACAATAGGGAGCCAACTAGGCCAATGGAACTTGAATAATGGGAAGTAGAGCATATCTACCACACAACCATTTAAGAAATGAGAATATCCTCCTGCTGTGGTGAGTTGGGAAATCCCATCATACCCAATCCATCTGCCAATACCTTCGGCATAAATGGTTCCAGAATCAAAAATGATTCCGTAAAACATTCCGTCGATAAGGTTTCCGATAGCTCCAGCAAAAATCATCGACATTGGAATGAGGAGATAGTTAGAAGCTCCTTCTCGTAGCCATTTTTTAAACATTACCGCAATACCTATAATGAGTCCTATTCGGACTAAGGAAAGTGCGTATTTTCCAATAATTCCTCCAAAATGTAATCCATAGGCCATCCCCGGATTTTCTACAAATGCCAGCTTAAACCAGCTGAAAACATCTACAGATTCCCCAAGGTGGAAATGGGTTTTGATATAGATTTTACTAGCTTGGTCGATAAACAATACCAGTAAGGTAATCGCAATAATCTTCTTCATAAATTTGATATAAAAATGCAAAAATGTACAAAATACTTTCTAAAAAATTATACTCATATTTTGTACATTATTTGGGGTTGCTAACAAGCGCTTATTTTTGCATATTTTTAGCTTCTATGCTAAGTGTAGCGTGAGGGACAGCCTTTAGCCTTTCTTTGGAAATAAGCTTTCCTGTAACTCTACAAACACCATAGGTCTTGTTTTTAATTCTGATAAGGGCATTTTTAAGATCTCTTACAAATCTTTCTTGGCGAGCTGCCAAAATAGAGTTTTGTTCTTTGCTAAGTGTTTCGGCTCCTTCCTCAAAAGCTTTGAAGGTTGGAGAGGTATCATCGGTACCGTTATTTCGATCGTTGATGAAACTTTCACGAATTAGCGCAAGATCTCTTTCTGCTTTCTCAATCTTTTCTTCAATAATTCTTCTAAATTCCTCAAGGTCAGCATCGCTATACCTTACTCTGTCTTCAGTCATAATATTTCAAATTTGGTAATGTGGGAATAATTTAATTTGCTTGAGATTATTTCATTATCAAATTATTTTATCTTCACGCTTTGTTAATACTTATTTTAAATTTCTGTTCTTCTATTTCAATTTCTTCACCGTTTATAGTTTCCGTAACTGTAATGTTATTTGCTAGAACTTCATTACTAATATACGATTTATTATTTAAAATTTCTTGTAAATAAGGATTATTTTTTTCTAATTCGATGATTATTTTATCACTGATTTCGAAATCCTTATCTTTTCTTAAGTTCTGGATTCTATTGATAAATTCTCTAGCAATTCCTTCAGCTCTTAGCTCTTCTGTAATGGTAAGGTCTAGAGCAACGGTTACTTTTCCTTCTGAAACCACTGTCCATCCAGGAATATCTTTGGTAGAGATTTCCACATCGTCTGTTGTGATGGTATAATTCTGAATGGTAATATTTCCGTTTTTCTCTAATTCAGCAATACCTTCATTGTTAAGTGCAGAAATTTCGGCTGCTACCATTTTCATGTCTTTTCCTAGTTTTGGCCCTAATGCTTTAAAGTTAGGTTTAATCTGTTTGATGATTAAAGTAGAAGCTTCTTCCGCATCAATTAATTGAAGTTCTTTTACGTTAACCTCTTGTTTGATTAATTCTGCAACATCTAGGATCTGAGCTTTGGTTTTTTCATCTAAAACAGGAATCATTACTTTCTGTAAAGGCTGACGAACTTTGATGTTTTCCTTTTTACGTAGCGAAAATACCATACTGGTAATTTGCTGTGCTAAGTGGGTTTTCTCAACAAGAGATTGGTCGATAGCGGCTTCATCTACAATAGGGAAATCGCTAAGGTGTACCGATTCTGCATTTTCTTTGCCTGTTACTAAGTTCAGATCTTGATAAAGTTGATCCATAAAGAATGGAGCAATAGGAGCTGAAATCTTAGCAATGGTGTTCAGACATTGGTAAAGTGTTTGGTAAGCAGAGATTTTGTCTTCGGAATAATCTCCTTTCCAGAAACGTCTTCTTGATAAACGCACATACCAATTACTAAGATTATCGTTTACAAAAGTATTAATAGCTCTGGCTACTTTTGTAGGTTCGTAATCTTCATAAAATGCTTTTACGTCGTGTACCAATATATTGAGTTCGGAAAGAATCCAACGGTCTAACTCGGGTCTGTTCTCGATGTCTTTTTCTGCGTAGGTAAATCCATCTACATTAGCATAAAGGGCAAAGAAAGAGTAGGTGTTGTATAAAGTTCCGAAGAATTTTCTTCTTACTTCATCAATTCCATCTAAATCAAATTTCAAGTTTTCCCAAGGCATAGCATTCGAGATCATATACCAACGGGTAGCATCTGGACCATAAGTTTCTAAAGTTTTGAACGGATCAATAGCATTGCCTAAACGTTTAGACATTTTTTGCCCATTTTTATCCAATACCAAACCGTTAGACATTACATTTTTGTACGCAACAGAGTCGAATACGGTTGTAGCAATGGCATGTAGGGTGTAGAACCAACCTCTAGTTTGGTCCACTCCTTCTGCAATAAAGTCGGCAGGGAAAGCCTTGTGGTTATCGATGTAATCTTTGTTCTCAAAAGGATAGTGTAGTTGTGCATAAGGCATAGAACCAGAGTCGAACCATACGTCGATAAGGTCGTTCTCTCTCTTCATCGGTTTTCCAGAGTCGGATACCAGGATGATTTTATCCACAAAGTTTTTATGAAGATCTACTTTTTCATAGTTTTCTTTAGACATATTGCCTACTTCAAAACCTTGATAAGGATTTTCGTTCATAAAGCCAGCAGCAATAGATTTCTCAATTTCGGAAATCAATTCTTCTACAGATCCGATGATTTTTTCTTCTTTTAAATCTTCGCTTCTCCAGATTGGTAATGGGATTCCCCAATAACGAGATCGGGAAAGATTCCAGTCATTAACATTTTCTAACCAGTTGGCAAAACGTCCCTCACCTGTAGCTTTCGGCTTCCAGTTGATAGTTTTGTTAAGCTCTACCAAACGGTCTTTTACTGAAGTCATTTTTACAAACCAAGAATCTAGAGGATAGTACAATACAGGTTTGTCGGTTCTCCAACAGTGTGGATAACTGTGGCTGTATTTTTCTACTTTGAAGGCTTTATTTTCTGTTTTTAAAAGAATTGCCAATTCAACATCCCAAGATTTTTCAGGAGCTTCACCAGCATTGTAATATTCGTTTTTAATATATTTTCCAGCAAAAAGCTCAGGAACATTGTCTCCTAAGATAAATTTACCTTGTAAATCTACAAGAGGGATAAGGTTATCGTTTTCATCCTTCACTAACATCGGTGGTACTCCCGCTTCTTTAGCTACGCGTGCATCATCTGCACCAAAAGTAGGAGCCGTGTGTACGATACCTGTACCGTCTTCAGTAGTTACGAAGTCTCCAGGGATTACACGGAAAGCTTTTTCAGGATTTTCAGCTGGGGTAAACCAAGGAACTAGTTGTTCATAGGTAGTTTCTAACATGTCGCTACCTTTAAATTCAGCCAGAATTTGGAATGGGATAACTTTGCTTTCTGGAGTATATTGAGCAAACTCTTCGTCGCTAGCTTCAGCGTATTTTTTTCCAAAATTTTTAGCCACTAGGTCTTTTGCAAGGATAATCTGGATAGGCTCGAAGGTGTATTGGTTAAATGTTTTTACCAATACGTAATCGATATGTGCACCTACTGTTAAAGCAGTGTTAGATGGCAAAGTCCAAGGTGTGGTGGTCCAAGCTAAGATGTGGATGTCTCCTGTGTTTCCAGTAAATAATGCAGATAGTTTTTCTGAAAGTTGTTTTACTTTAAACTGAGCAACAATGGTTGTATCAGACACATCTCGGTAGGTGCCTGGTTGGTTAAGCTCGTGAGAAGAAAGCCCTGTACCCGCTGCTGGAGAATATGGTTGTATGGTGTAACCTTTATACAAGAAATCTTTTTGGTACAATTGTTTTAGAAGCCACCAAACAGTTTCCATGTATTTGGAATTATAAGTGATGTAAGGATCTTCTAAATCCACCCAATATCCGATTTTTTCAGTCAATTGATTCCAAACATCAGTGTATCTCATTACCGCTTCACGACAAGCTTTATTATAGTCTTCTACTGATATTTTTTTACCGATATCTTCTTTGGTGATGCCTAATTCTTTTTCAACGCCTAATTCTACAGGCAGACCATGGGTGTCCCATCCTGCTTTACGGAATACTTGTTTCCCGTTTTGAGTTTGGTAGCGGCAGAAAATATCTTTTAAGCTTCTCGCCATAACGTGGTGGATACCAGGCATACCATTAGCAGAAGGTGGTCCTTCATAAAAAACGTATTCAGGGTTTCCTTGGCGGTTTTGGACACTTTTCTTAAAAGTATCTTTTTCTTTCCAAAAATTTGCGATAACATTGGCCGAATCGATAAGATTCAGATGTTTATATTCGGTAAACTTTTTCATTTTACAATATTAAAGTTCGTGTCTTTATCAATTTTAAGTTTGCGAATATAATGAATTTTCACTAAAAAACAGCTATGTAAAGCGTGTTTAATGTACTTGAATTTGAAGTTTTTAAGAAGGTTTACAAAGAAATAAAATAAAGAAC encodes:
- a CDS encoding YjjG family noncanonical pyrimidine nucleotidase translates to MIMRHIFFDLDNTLWDHRKNALLTLTELFERKQISEIYQLSFQDFHTQYDKVNERLWEMIRDGEIDKDYLRKHRFYDTFLHFGIDDFQLAQYFEYRFLDEIIAHNELVEGSIEILNYLKNKGYTLHIISNGFGEVTHRKIEDSGLSSYFNTITSADDVGVRKPNPKIYDHALGLANAHKSESMLIGDDWIADALGSYQYGMKSIFFNVLNQDYHHQDIVKIDHLREIKNWL
- a CDS encoding lipoprotein signal peptidase — its product is MKKIIAITLLVLFIDQASKIYIKTHFHLGESVDVFSWFKLAFVENPGMAYGLHFGGIIGKYALSLVRIGLIIGIAVMFKKWLREGASNYLLIPMSMIFAGAIGNLIDGMFYGIIFDSGTIYAEGIGRWIGYDGISQLTTAGGYSHFLNGCVVDMLYFPLFKFHWPSWLPIVGGQEFEFFRPVFNIADSAITVGAIIILLFKKKAFPNGLDF
- a CDS encoding TraR/DksA C4-type zinc finger protein, encoding MTEDRVRYSDADLEEFRRIIEEKIEKAERDLALIRESFINDRNNGTDDTSPTFKAFEEGAETLSKEQNSILAARQERFVRDLKNALIRIKNKTYGVCRVTGKLISKERLKAVPHATLSIEAKNMQK
- the trpS gene encoding tryptophan--tRNA ligase, translating into MMRILTGIQATGTPHLGNLLGAIIPAIELAKQPENESFLFIANLHSITQIKDAKALKQNTYEIAAAWLACGLDTEKTFFYRQSDIPETCELTWYLNCFFPFQRLTLAHSFKDKADRLADVNVGLFDYPILMASDILLYDAEMVPVGKDQLQHLEITRDVAEKFNRQMGEVFVLPQAELQENTKYVPGTDGRKMSKSMGNIINIFLPEKQLKKQIMSIETDSKSLEEPKDPSTDKVFALYELIATPEQTEALREKYLAGNFGYGHAKNALLELILERFAKERELFNYYMENIPELEAKLQEGANKTREVAKATLARVRESLGL
- the ileS gene encoding isoleucine--tRNA ligase produces the protein MKKFTEYKHLNLIDSANVIANFWKEKDTFKKSVQNRQGNPEYVFYEGPPSANGMPGIHHVMARSLKDIFCRYQTQNGKQVFRKAGWDTHGLPVELGVEKELGITKEDIGKKISVEDYNKACREAVMRYTDVWNQLTEKIGYWVDLEDPYITYNSKYMETVWWLLKQLYQKDFLYKGYTIQPYSPAAGTGLSSHELNQPGTYRDVSDTTIVAQFKVKQLSEKLSALFTGNTGDIHILAWTTTPWTLPSNTALTVGAHIDYVLVKTFNQYTFEPIQIILAKDLVAKNFGKKYAEASDEEFAQYTPESKVIPFQILAEFKGSDMLETTYEQLVPWFTPAENPEKAFRVIPGDFVTTEDGTGIVHTAPTFGADDARVAKEAGVPPMLVKDENDNLIPLVDLQGKFILGDNVPELFAGKYIKNEYYNAGEAPEKSWDVELAILLKTENKAFKVEKYSHSYPHCWRTDKPVLYYPLDSWFVKMTSVKDRLVELNKTINWKPKATGEGRFANWLENVNDWNLSRSRYWGIPLPIWRSEDLKEEKIIGSVEELISEIEKSIAAGFMNENPYQGFEVGNMSKENYEKVDLHKNFVDKIILVSDSGKPMKRENDLIDVWFDSGSMPYAQLHYPFENKDYIDNHKAFPADFIAEGVDQTRGWFYTLHAIATTVFDSVAYKNVMSNGLVLDKNGQKMSKRLGNAIDPFKTLETYGPDATRWYMISNAMPWENLKFDLDGIDEVRRKFFGTLYNTYSFFALYANVDGFTYAEKDIENRPELDRWILSELNILVHDVKAFYEDYEPTKVARAINTFVNDNLSNWYVRLSRRRFWKGDYSEDKISAYQTLYQCLNTIAKISAPIAPFFMDQLYQDLNLVTGKENAESVHLSDFPIVDEAAIDQSLVEKTHLAQQITSMVFSLRKKENIKVRQPLQKVMIPVLDEKTKAQILDVAELIKQEVNVKELQLIDAEEASTLIIKQIKPNFKALGPKLGKDMKMVAAEISALNNEGIAELEKNGNITIQNYTITTDDVEISTKDIPGWTVVSEGKVTVALDLTITEELRAEGIAREFINRIQNLRKDKDFEISDKIIIELEKNNPYLQEILNNKSYISNEVLANNITVTETINGEEIEIEEQKFKISINKA